One region of Suncus etruscus isolate mSunEtr1 chromosome 5, mSunEtr1.pri.cur, whole genome shotgun sequence genomic DNA includes:
- the ACKR3 gene encoding atypical chemokine receptor 3: protein MDLHLFDYAEPGNFSDLTWPCNSSDCIGVDTVMCPGMASKSALLYTLSFIYIFIFVIGMIANSVVVWVNVQAKTTGYDTHCYILNLAIADLWVVVTIPVWVVSLVQHNQWPMGELTCKITHLIFSINLFGSIFFLTCMSVDRYLSITYFTNTSSHRRKVVRRVVCILVWLLAFFVSLPDTYYLKTVTSAANNETYCRSFYPEHSIKEWLVGMELVSVVLGFAIPFCIIAVFYCLLARAMAASSDPEKQSSRKIIFSYVVVFLICWLPYHVVVLLDVFSILHYIPFTCQLENFLFTALHVTQCLSLLHCCVNPVLYSFINRNYRYELMKAFIFKYSAKTGLTKLIDASRGSDTEYSALEQGTK, encoded by the coding sequence ATGGATCTGCATCTCTTTGACTATGCGGAGCCCGGCAACTTCTCCGACCTCACCTGGCCCTGCAATAGCAGTGACTGTATCGGTGTGGACACAGTGATGTGCCCAGGCATGGCCAGCAAAAGTGCCCTCCTCTATACACTCTCCTTCATCTACATCTTCATCTTCGTCATCGGCATGATCGCCAACTCAGTGGTGGTGTGGGTGAATGTGCAAGCCAAGACCACGGGCTATGACACACATTGCTACATCCTGAACCTGGCCATCGCCGACCTGTGGGTGGTGGTGACCATCCCGGTCTGGGTGGTCAGCCTGGTGCAGCATAATCAGTGGCCCATGGGTGAGCTCACCTGCAAAATCACCCACCTCATCTTCTCCATCAACCTCTTCGGCAGCATTTTCTTCCTCACCTGCATGAGCGTGGACCGATATCTGTCCATCACCTACTTCACCAACACCTCCAGCCATCGCAGAAAGGTGGTGCGCCGCGTGGTCTGCATCCTGGTGTGGCTGCTGGCCTTCTTCGTGTCCCTGCCTGACACCTATTACCTGAAGACGGTCACATCAGCTGCCAACAATGAGACCTACTGCCGGTCCTTCTACCCTGAGCACAGCATCAAAGAGTGGCTGGTGGGCATGGAACTGGTGTCTGTGGTCCTGGGCTTTGCCATCCCCTTCTGCATCATCGCTGTCTTCTACTGCCTGCTGGCCCGGGCCATGGCAGCTTCCAGCGACCCTGAGAAGCAGAGCAGTCGCAAGATCATCTTCTCCTACGTGGTGGTCTTCCTCATCTGTTGGCTCCCTTACCATGTGGTGGTGTTGCTTGATGTCTTCTCTATCCTCCACTACATCCCCTTCACCTGCCAGCTGGAGAACTTCCTCTTCACAGCGCTGCACGTCACACAGTGCCTGTCCTTGCTGCACTGCTGTGTCAACCCCGTGCTCTACAGCTTCATCAACCGCAACTACCGCTACGAGCTCATGAAGGCCTTCATCTTCAAGTACTCTGCCAAGACAGGCCTCACCAAGCTCATCGATGCCTCCCGAGGTTCAGACACTGAATACTCGGCATTAGAACAGGGCACCAAGTGA